The Azospirillum brasilense genome has a window encoding:
- a CDS encoding rod-binding protein — translation MDISPLSTTTQAAKPATQNRAAEKAGQEFEALMVGQMLESMFAGIETGSAFGGGQGERTWRSFMLQEYGKAIAEAGTLGIGRMVEADVARLYGQTSEGTKG, via the coding sequence ATGGACATCTCCCCCCTTTCCACAACCACCCAAGCCGCGAAGCCCGCCACTCAAAACCGGGCCGCCGAAAAGGCCGGGCAGGAGTTCGAGGCGCTGATGGTCGGGCAGATGCTGGAATCCATGTTCGCCGGCATCGAGACCGGCAGCGCCTTCGGCGGCGGCCAGGGCGAGCGGACGTGGCGCAGCTTCATGCTCCAGGAATACGGCAAGGCGATCGCCGAGGCCGGCACCCTGGGCATCGGCCGCATGGTCGAAGCCGACGTGGCCCGCCTCTACGGCCAGACGAGCGAAGGAACCAAGGGATGA
- a CDS encoding flagellar hook protein FlgE, producing MSLFSAMRSGVSGMSAQSSRMAAISDNISNSATIGYKRAAVDFSTLMTSSGSTSNYSAGGVRSNVHYQVLKDGTIQGTQSATDMAIEGRGFFVVADNAGTTGTSPGYALTRAGSFLPDDQGFLRNSAGQYLQAWKLGPDGSLPAVNRSSFDGLSAVSIAGLAYGGSKTTQMSFAGNLPAQATDGTSFDTSTSLYDGLGNPLDVTMTWTKTANPNEWTLSVTPPAGYTATLSTSTVTFNTTGANAGLPAGALPQITLTSPANPTPDTVNVTVGNLTQLNGDYVPQFMGDGARAGRVSTVDIDKAGTLWAVYDNGARQPLYQVPVADVVNPGGLVPQDGNTYTLGIDSGTMTLSNGNSGTAGSVAGYALEQSNVDIAEELVSLIETQRAYSSNATLVRTADEMVDETTRLKR from the coding sequence ATGAGCCTGTTCAGCGCCATGCGGTCCGGTGTGAGCGGCATGTCCGCGCAAAGCTCGCGGATGGCCGCCATTTCGGACAACATCAGCAACTCCGCCACCATCGGCTACAAGCGCGCCGCGGTCGACTTCTCGACGCTGATGACCTCCTCCGGCTCGACGAGCAACTACTCCGCGGGCGGCGTCCGCTCCAACGTGCATTATCAGGTGTTGAAGGACGGGACCATCCAGGGCACCCAGTCCGCCACCGACATGGCCATCGAGGGGCGCGGCTTCTTCGTCGTCGCCGACAACGCCGGCACCACCGGAACCTCGCCCGGCTACGCGCTGACCCGCGCCGGCAGTTTCCTGCCCGACGACCAGGGCTTCCTGCGCAACAGCGCCGGCCAGTATCTCCAGGCATGGAAGCTGGGTCCGGACGGCAGCCTGCCCGCGGTGAACCGCAGCAGCTTCGACGGGCTGAGCGCCGTCTCCATCGCCGGGCTGGCCTATGGCGGCAGCAAGACGACGCAGATGAGCTTCGCCGGCAACCTGCCGGCCCAGGCCACGGACGGCACCAGCTTCGACACCTCGACCTCGCTCTACGACGGGCTCGGCAACCCGCTCGACGTCACGATGACCTGGACGAAGACGGCCAACCCGAACGAGTGGACGCTGTCGGTCACGCCGCCCGCCGGCTACACCGCCACCCTGTCCACCAGCACCGTCACCTTCAACACCACGGGCGCCAACGCCGGCCTGCCGGCGGGTGCCCTGCCGCAGATCACGCTGACCTCGCCGGCCAACCCGACGCCGGACACCGTCAACGTCACGGTCGGCAACTTGACGCAGCTCAACGGCGATTACGTGCCGCAGTTCATGGGCGACGGCGCCCGCGCCGGCCGCGTCAGCACCGTGGACATCGACAAGGCGGGTACGCTGTGGGCCGTCTACGACAACGGCGCCCGCCAGCCGCTCTATCAGGTGCCGGTCGCCGATGTGGTCAACCCCGGCGGTCTGGTCCCGCAGGACGGCAACACCTACACGCTGGGCATCGACAGCGGCACGATGACGCTGAGCAACGGCAACAGCGGCACCGCCGGCTCGGTCGCCGGCTACGCGCTGGAGCAGTCGAACGTCGACATCGCCGAGGAGCTGGTGTCGCTGATCGAGACGCAGCGCGCCTACTCCTCCAACGCCACGCTGGTGCGCACCGCCGACGAGATGGTGGACGAGACCACCCGTCTGAAGCGCTGA
- a CDS encoding EAL domain-containing protein: MMRVYACITQQHDLWLVLLAGAVCGFGAWVSLNLARRAAAAVGRARWGWLAGAATATGGGVWATHFIAMLAFRTSLPMGYDVGLTVLSILIAIGGAAVGIRRAIGGGRLAAPLGGAIAGAAATAMHFTGMAALQVPANLHYDPAYVAVALGLGVLLGGAGFTAALRIGSLKGLAAGAALLALGICGLHFTGMAGVTLIPDPLHDMSDVIMEPGLLAIAIAVTATVVMALGLAGAIVDQRLAARAAHEAARLRASEERFRQLADATTEGIVIHRDGVVLDVNRAMAELLGKPQAQFIGQSMLRFVVQNRRSDIARKLAQPTSERVELDLLHDDGTLVMVEAHGQDITHEGRPARVVAVRDIRERKRAEERIRHMAHHDLLTGLPNRSLFLDRLNGALASAGRARTGVAVLYLDLDRFKAVNDLLGHPAGDRLLQEMARRMLEAVPSHDTVARLSGDEFAVLHRIAQPGEALALADRLVKALGVPAELDGQRMVVGASIGIALFPQDGGGAEALLQHADTALYRAKSEGRGTFRFFEAEMDERLQARRGLERDLRQALVDGALNVHYQPLEDCRTHRILGFEALVRWKHPERGMIPPSEFVPLAEESGLVMQLGEFVLRTACRDARNWPDAVKVAVNLSPIQFRHSDLSATILGILEEEGLPPHRLEIEVTEGVMIDDTERALAALTALKAAGVRIALDDFGTGYSSLSYLQKFTFDKLKIDRSFVQLMAENRESLSIIRTILALAKSLDIAVTAEGVETEEQRTLLKNESCNQLQGYLIGRPVPASELARFYEPA; the protein is encoded by the coding sequence ATGATGCGTGTGTATGCCTGCATAACCCAGCAGCACGATCTGTGGCTCGTGCTGCTGGCGGGGGCGGTCTGTGGATTCGGTGCCTGGGTGTCCCTGAACCTCGCCCGCCGCGCTGCGGCGGCGGTGGGACGGGCGCGCTGGGGGTGGCTGGCCGGTGCCGCGACGGCGACCGGCGGTGGCGTGTGGGCAACCCACTTCATCGCCATGCTGGCCTTCCGGACCAGCCTGCCCATGGGCTACGACGTCGGTCTGACGGTCCTGTCGATCCTGATCGCCATCGGCGGTGCCGCGGTGGGCATCCGCCGCGCCATCGGCGGCGGGCGGCTGGCCGCGCCGCTGGGCGGCGCCATCGCCGGGGCCGCGGCGACGGCCATGCATTTCACCGGCATGGCGGCGCTCCAGGTTCCGGCCAACCTGCATTACGATCCGGCTTACGTCGCGGTGGCGCTGGGCCTGGGCGTCCTGCTGGGCGGGGCGGGCTTCACCGCCGCCCTCCGGATCGGATCGCTGAAGGGGCTGGCGGCGGGGGCGGCCCTGTTGGCGCTGGGCATCTGCGGGCTGCATTTCACCGGCATGGCCGGCGTGACGCTGATTCCCGATCCGCTGCACGACATGTCCGACGTGATCATGGAGCCGGGCCTGCTGGCGATCGCCATCGCGGTAACGGCCACGGTGGTGATGGCGCTGGGCCTCGCAGGGGCCATTGTCGACCAACGCTTGGCCGCGAGGGCGGCGCACGAGGCGGCGCGGCTGCGCGCCAGCGAGGAGCGGTTCCGCCAGCTCGCCGACGCCACCACGGAAGGCATCGTCATCCACCGCGACGGCGTGGTCCTCGACGTCAATCGCGCCATGGCGGAGCTGCTGGGCAAGCCGCAGGCGCAGTTCATCGGGCAATCCATGCTGCGCTTCGTGGTGCAGAACCGCCGCTCCGACATCGCGCGCAAGCTGGCCCAACCGACCTCCGAGCGGGTGGAGCTGGACCTGCTGCACGACGACGGCACCCTGGTGATGGTCGAGGCGCACGGGCAGGACATCACGCACGAGGGCCGTCCCGCCCGCGTCGTCGCCGTGCGCGACATCCGTGAGCGCAAGCGGGCGGAGGAGCGCATCCGCCACATGGCGCACCACGACCTGCTGACCGGCCTGCCCAACCGCTCCTTGTTTCTCGACCGGCTGAACGGCGCGCTGGCCAGCGCGGGTCGGGCACGGACTGGGGTGGCGGTGCTCTATCTGGATCTCGACCGTTTCAAGGCGGTGAACGACCTGCTGGGCCACCCGGCGGGCGACCGGCTGTTGCAGGAGATGGCGCGCCGGATGCTGGAGGCGGTGCCCAGCCACGACACGGTGGCGCGGCTGAGCGGCGACGAGTTCGCCGTGCTGCACCGCATCGCCCAGCCGGGCGAGGCGCTGGCCCTGGCCGACCGCCTGGTCAAGGCACTGGGCGTGCCCGCCGAATTGGACGGCCAGCGGATGGTGGTCGGGGCGAGCATCGGCATCGCCCTGTTCCCCCAGGACGGCGGCGGGGCGGAAGCGCTGCTCCAGCACGCCGACACCGCGCTCTACCGCGCCAAGTCGGAAGGGCGGGGCACCTTTCGCTTCTTCGAGGCGGAAATGGACGAGCGTCTGCAGGCCCGCCGCGGCCTGGAGCGCGACCTGCGCCAGGCGCTGGTTGACGGCGCGCTCAACGTCCATTACCAGCCGCTGGAGGACTGTCGTACGCATCGTATCCTGGGCTTCGAGGCGCTGGTGCGCTGGAAGCATCCGGAGCGCGGCATGATCCCGCCGTCGGAGTTCGTGCCGCTGGCCGAGGAGAGCGGGCTGGTGATGCAACTCGGCGAGTTCGTCCTGCGCACCGCCTGCCGGGACGCCCGGAACTGGCCAGACGCGGTCAAGGTGGCGGTGAACCTGTCGCCGATCCAGTTCCGCCATTCCGACCTCTCGGCCACCATCCTCGGCATCCTGGAGGAAGAGGGACTGCCGCCGCACCGGCTGGAGATCGAGGTGACCGAGGGGGTGATGATCGACGACACCGAACGCGCCCTGGCGGCGCTGACCGCCCTGAAGGCCGCCGGGGTGCGCATCGCCCTGGATGATTTCGGCACGGGCTACTCCAGCCTCAGCTACCTTCAGAAATTCACCTTCGACAAGCTGAAGATCGACCGCTCCTTCGTCCAGCTGATGGCGGAGAACCGCGAGTCCCTGTCGATCATCCGCACCATCCTGGCCCTCGCGAAGAGCCTGGACATCGCCGTCACGGCGGAGGGCGTGGAGACGGAGGAGCAGCGGACCCTTTTGAAGAACGAGTCCTGCAACCAGCTCCAGGGTTATCTGATCGGGCGCCCGGTTCCGGCGTCCGAGCTGGCGCGCTTCTACGAGCCGGCGTGA
- a CDS encoding flagellar protein FlgN gives MSRRFKDLIREFAPDAKPVEDAAPAAAPEPEIPALADGPTAVVMTEFLDTVAELSVLLDEETAALAAGDLEGLEVYARRKQAMADRLGGIMTQAQSGTLRLNDDLRAMILERVERLDRAINDNAAGLVAMRKAVLSINRSLLVALEKAASDGLYAPSGHAVRPVELSASGLNAEL, from the coding sequence ATGAGCCGCCGTTTCAAGGACCTGATCCGCGAATTCGCCCCCGACGCCAAGCCGGTCGAGGACGCCGCGCCCGCCGCCGCTCCGGAGCCCGAGATCCCCGCGCTGGCCGACGGGCCGACCGCCGTGGTGATGACGGAGTTCCTCGACACGGTGGCGGAGTTGAGCGTCCTGCTCGACGAGGAGACGGCGGCGCTTGCCGCCGGCGATCTGGAGGGGCTGGAGGTCTACGCCCGGCGCAAGCAGGCGATGGCCGACCGTCTGGGCGGCATCATGACCCAGGCACAGTCGGGCACGCTGCGGCTGAACGACGACCTGCGCGCGATGATCCTGGAGCGGGTGGAGCGGCTGGACCGCGCCATCAACGACAACGCGGCCGGGTTGGTCGCTATGCGCAAGGCGGTGCTGTCGATCAACCGCAGCCTTCTGGTGGCGCTGGAGAAGGCGGCCAGCGACGGCCTCTACGCCCCTTCCGGCCACGCCGTGCGCCCGGTCGAGCTGTCGGCGTCGGGCCTGAACGCGGAACTGTAG
- a CDS encoding flagellar basal body P-ring protein FlgI, with protein MKQGPIRRALRVAALAAACLLGAAAMAGDGLAQTRVKDLVTFDGVRRNQLIGYGLVVGLNGSGDRLINTPFTEQSLKGMLERLGINTRDEVLRTRNAAAVMVTASLPPFARQGTTIDITVSALGDATSLLGGTLLVTPLLGADGQAYAVAQGSLSVSGFSAGGVAANVTKGVPTSARIANGAIVERELKFALDETTAVRMALRNPDFTTANRIADAVAVRLGSSAVHVLDATTVDVRIPPRYTGAVARLIGDIEQLTVRPDGIARVVVDERSGTVVIGDDVRISRVAITQGNLTVRVVETPQVSQPQPFSDGQTVVVPRTDVQVQEGNGRQFVTIGGNVSLQQLVNGLNALGVGPRDMVAILQAIKAAGALHADLEII; from the coding sequence ATGAAGCAAGGTCCGATCCGCCGAGCCCTCCGCGTGGCAGCGCTGGCCGCGGCCTGCCTGCTGGGTGCCGCCGCCATGGCGGGCGATGGGCTGGCCCAGACGCGGGTGAAGGATCTCGTCACCTTCGACGGGGTGCGCCGCAACCAGCTCATCGGCTACGGCCTCGTGGTCGGGCTGAACGGCTCGGGCGACCGGCTCATCAACACGCCCTTCACCGAGCAGAGCCTGAAGGGCATGCTGGAGCGGCTGGGCATCAACACCCGCGACGAGGTGCTGCGCACCCGCAACGCCGCGGCGGTGATGGTCACGGCCTCGCTGCCGCCCTTCGCCCGCCAGGGCACGACCATCGACATCACCGTGTCGGCTCTCGGCGACGCCACCAGCCTGCTCGGCGGCACGCTGCTGGTCACGCCGCTGCTGGGCGCCGACGGGCAGGCCTACGCCGTGGCCCAGGGGTCGCTGTCGGTCAGCGGCTTCTCGGCGGGCGGAGTGGCCGCCAACGTGACCAAGGGCGTGCCGACCAGCGCCCGCATCGCCAACGGTGCCATCGTCGAGCGCGAGCTGAAATTCGCGCTGGACGAGACGACCGCCGTTCGCATGGCCCTGCGCAACCCCGACTTCACCACCGCCAACCGCATCGCCGACGCGGTGGCGGTGCGGCTGGGCAGCAGCGCCGTCCATGTGTTGGACGCGACCACCGTCGACGTCCGCATCCCGCCCCGCTACACCGGCGCGGTCGCCCGGCTGATCGGCGACATCGAGCAGCTCACCGTGCGCCCGGACGGCATCGCGCGGGTGGTGGTCGACGAGCGCAGCGGCACCGTGGTCATCGGCGACGACGTGCGCATCAGCCGCGTCGCCATCACCCAGGGCAACCTGACCGTCCGCGTGGTGGAGACGCCCCAGGTGTCGCAGCCTCAGCCCTTCTCCGACGGGCAGACGGTGGTGGTGCCGCGCACCGACGTGCAGGTGCAGGAGGGCAACGGGCGCCAATTCGTCACCATTGGCGGCAACGTCAGCCTGCAGCAGCTCGTCAACGGGCTGAACGCGCTGGGCGTCGGGCCCCGCGACATGGTCGCCATCCTCCAGGCGATCAAGGCGGCGGGCGCGCTGCACGCCGATCTGGAAATCATCTGA
- a CDS encoding glycosyltransferase family 9 protein: MPANDRAGSPSLAVFTHGELIGDALIKIPFVRALRGLFPDHRITWITTEGTHLATTLRPMMDGLIDEFRADTGIGRSPLGLLRPMPIKDRFSLVLDTQALPWRTLLARRLRHDVFVSACAGYRLSDRRPPPGYTEPRHVLDRLFDLLEVAGGRRPPLDMAVPIPAEAEAEARAVLPDGPGYVAIAPGAGKRVKCWPLERFVELARAQVAGGRVPVFILGPAELDWLPGLRAAVPQALFPLQDAELAEPRYSPVRTIALTRRCAAAVANDSGTSHLFGLADVPLLTLYGPTIAEKLRPKVTRGTVLTAAAFGGREMERIPADAAIKEVEGLIRS, encoded by the coding sequence ATGCCCGCAAACGACCGCGCCGGCTCCCCGTCGCTCGCCGTCTTCACCCATGGCGAGCTGATCGGTGACGCGCTCATCAAGATTCCCTTCGTGCGCGCCCTGCGGGGGCTGTTCCCGGACCACCGGATCACCTGGATCACCACCGAAGGCACCCATCTGGCGACCACGCTGCGCCCGATGATGGACGGGCTGATCGACGAGTTCCGCGCCGACACCGGCATCGGGCGCAGCCCGCTCGGCCTGCTGAGGCCCATGCCCATCAAGGACCGCTTCTCCCTGGTGCTGGACACCCAGGCGCTGCCCTGGCGGACGCTGCTGGCGCGGCGGCTGCGGCACGACGTGTTCGTCTCGGCCTGCGCCGGCTACCGCCTGTCGGACCGCCGCCCACCGCCCGGCTACACGGAGCCGCGGCATGTGCTGGACCGCCTGTTCGACCTGCTGGAGGTCGCCGGCGGGCGGCGCCCCCCCCTGGACATGGCCGTTCCCATCCCGGCCGAGGCCGAGGCCGAGGCGCGCGCCGTCCTGCCCGACGGGCCGGGCTACGTCGCCATCGCGCCGGGGGCGGGCAAGCGGGTAAAATGCTGGCCGCTGGAACGCTTCGTGGAACTGGCCCGCGCCCAGGTCGCCGGCGGGCGGGTGCCGGTCTTCATCCTGGGCCCGGCGGAGCTGGACTGGCTGCCCGGGCTGCGCGCCGCCGTGCCGCAGGCGCTGTTCCCGCTCCAGGACGCCGAACTGGCCGAGCCGCGCTATTCCCCGGTGCGCACCATCGCGCTGACCCGGCGTTGCGCGGCGGCGGTCGCCAACGACAGCGGGACCAGCCACCTGTTCGGCCTCGCAGACGTGCCGCTGCTGACCCTCTACGGCCCGACCATCGCGGAGAAGCTGCGCCCCAAGGTGACACGGGGGACGGTGCTGACCGCCGCCGCCTTCGGCGGTCGCGAGATGGAACGCATTCCCGCCGATGCCGCGATCAAGGAGGTTGAGGGGCTCATCCGTTCATGA
- a CDS encoding GNAT family N-acetyltransferase — protein MTVIGHGGRSLRQFLAHMISIRLANERDATLLPEIERSSGEIFRQSDGLEWIADDDVQSEAQHRALIATGVAFVAELEGRGVVAFLNGEVTPDALHIWQVAVHRDQQGCGIGRALIDAAQHHAIRHGVSSLTLTTFRKVPWNEPYYQRLGFMTLDHGHLGARLEAVLQAEGQAGLPIARRCAMRKPL, from the coding sequence ATGACGGTGATCGGCCATGGCGGGCGTAGCCTCCGTCAATTCTTGGCGCACATGATAAGCATAAGATTGGCAAACGAGCGCGACGCGACGCTCCTGCCGGAGATCGAGCGCAGTTCCGGTGAAATATTCCGGCAATCGGACGGGCTGGAGTGGATTGCCGACGACGATGTCCAATCGGAGGCGCAGCATCGCGCCCTGATCGCGACGGGCGTTGCCTTCGTCGCCGAGTTGGAGGGACGCGGAGTCGTGGCGTTCCTGAACGGGGAGGTGACCCCCGACGCGCTTCACATTTGGCAGGTGGCTGTCCACCGAGATCAACAGGGGTGCGGCATCGGACGGGCGTTGATCGACGCGGCTCAGCACCATGCCATCCGCCACGGTGTTTCTTCCCTGACCTTGACCACCTTCAGAAAGGTGCCCTGGAATGAGCCCTATTATCAGAGACTTGGGTTCATGACATTGGATCACGGCCATTTGGGCGCCCGTCTGGAGGCGGTTTTGCAGGCCGAGGGACAGGCAGGGCTTCCCATTGCACGGCGGTGCGCCATGAGAAAGCCGCTCTGA
- the flgK gene encoding flagellar hook-associated protein FlgK, whose product MSLQLALSAALSGLRATQQQAALVSHNITNATTAGFVRKDLAVSTAISGGRGQGVRVDGVLRSVDEFLIRDARFEQSRYTAQETRASALADYATALGQPQDERSVSTALAKLQQSFSQLRNQADNEAARTAVVDSAESLVRRLHDTAAAAITVQNDAKARLQSSVDEVNRSLVRIGELNSAIATQKAKGAETGDLMDERDRLLDQVSSEIGIRIHTRESGEVVVMTRNGQTLLDRELPAGAQPLQLVGGDLVAGGKIISDNPDQDIQSGRIMGYVQTAHQDMPRALAQLDELAAGIVQQFQAAEADPTQPGLFTDAGAAYGTTEGLASRIAVNGSVRSNPWMMQSGVQAGAPLASGDTTQIDRFLNAFSATRSFAAADLPSSATLGDYATGMVSTQQGYRTTAESEMKTRKISADALQSARLNRDGVNVDDEMQKLLLIEQSYGASAQVLQAAGRMLDTLLQIRN is encoded by the coding sequence ATGAGCCTCCAACTGGCCCTCAGCGCCGCCCTGTCCGGGCTGCGCGCGACCCAGCAGCAAGCCGCGCTGGTCTCGCACAACATCACCAACGCCACCACCGCGGGCTTCGTCCGCAAGGATCTGGCCGTCTCCACCGCGATCAGCGGCGGGCGCGGCCAGGGCGTGCGCGTCGACGGCGTGCTGCGCAGCGTGGACGAGTTCCTGATCCGCGACGCCCGGTTCGAGCAGAGCCGGTACACCGCGCAGGAAACCCGCGCCTCGGCGCTGGCCGACTACGCCACGGCGCTGGGCCAGCCGCAGGACGAGCGGTCCGTCTCCACCGCGCTGGCGAAACTCCAGCAGTCCTTCAGCCAGCTCCGCAACCAGGCGGACAACGAGGCGGCGCGCACCGCCGTGGTGGATTCCGCGGAATCGCTGGTGCGCCGCCTGCATGACACCGCCGCCGCGGCCATCACCGTGCAGAACGACGCCAAGGCGCGGCTCCAGTCCTCCGTCGACGAGGTCAACCGCTCGCTCGTCCGCATCGGGGAGCTGAACAGCGCCATCGCCACCCAGAAGGCCAAGGGCGCCGAGACCGGCGACCTGATGGACGAGCGCGACCGGCTGCTCGATCAGGTGTCGAGCGAGATCGGCATCCGCATCCACACCCGCGAAAGCGGGGAGGTGGTGGTGATGACCCGCAACGGCCAGACGCTGCTCGACCGTGAGCTGCCGGCGGGCGCCCAGCCGCTTCAGCTCGTCGGCGGCGATCTGGTGGCCGGCGGCAAGATCATCTCCGACAACCCGGACCAGGACATCCAGAGCGGGCGCATCATGGGCTATGTCCAGACCGCCCACCAGGACATGCCGCGGGCGCTGGCCCAGCTCGACGAGCTGGCGGCGGGCATCGTCCAGCAGTTCCAGGCGGCGGAGGCCGACCCCACCCAGCCCGGCCTGTTCACCGACGCCGGCGCCGCCTACGGCACGACGGAAGGGCTGGCCTCGCGCATCGCCGTCAACGGCAGCGTGCGAAGCAACCCATGGATGATGCAGAGCGGCGTCCAGGCGGGCGCTCCGCTGGCGTCGGGCGACACCACGCAGATCGACCGCTTCCTGAACGCCTTTTCCGCCACCCGCAGCTTCGCCGCGGCGGACCTGCCCTCCTCGGCCACGCTGGGCGATTACGCCACCGGCATGGTCTCCACCCAGCAGGGCTACCGCACCACCGCCGAGTCCGAGATGAAGACCCGCAAGATCAGCGCCGACGCGCTGCAATCGGCGCGGCTCAACCGCGACGGCGTGAACGTCGACGACGAAATGCAGAAGCTGCTGCTGATCGAGCAGAGCTACGGCGCCAGCGCCCAGGTGCTCCAGGCCGCCGGGCGGATGCTCGACACGCTGCTCCAGATCCGGAACTGA
- a CDS encoding flagellin: MLYNAVSTLGLSKRLQTANTELQLERLRNNDEIASGKHFDVAKALGARTGQAIALRNLYDETDQTLKSTALLQGRLGTMDSALTNILSAGQDVLAAASVGLGQPSPTGSSLQVRARAMLEQVVGMLNASSGNGYLFGGVEVKAAPMRAVQGDDSGLPSPIQIVQDTIAAATGGTSSPQTPTETAAAVAALDDLFAAPSASPLSFEGGFYQGAPTTAPRLSARLDRTTEIPYGIQGNDPAVRDLLQGLYMLASIDTSQLPLDAYKPYMEAAVAKVSGGIEGVRDATAQLGIHRAQLDDIAAMNTTQLRVLNDQLDAMESVDPAEASLRMNQLEVQIEATAAATARIARMSLTNYL; the protein is encoded by the coding sequence ATGCTCTACAACGCCGTCTCCACCCTCGGCCTTTCCAAGCGCCTGCAGACCGCCAACACCGAGCTTCAGCTCGAACGGCTGCGCAACAACGACGAGATCGCCAGCGGCAAGCATTTCGACGTCGCCAAGGCGCTGGGCGCGCGCACCGGTCAGGCCATCGCGCTGCGCAACCTCTATGACGAGACCGACCAAACCCTGAAATCCACCGCCTTGCTGCAGGGACGGCTGGGCACCATGGACAGCGCGCTGACCAACATCCTGTCCGCCGGGCAGGACGTTCTGGCCGCCGCCTCGGTCGGGCTGGGCCAGCCCTCGCCCACCGGCAGCTCGCTCCAGGTGCGGGCCCGCGCCATGCTGGAGCAGGTGGTGGGCATGCTCAACGCCTCCTCCGGCAACGGCTACCTGTTCGGCGGGGTGGAGGTGAAGGCCGCCCCCATGCGCGCCGTGCAGGGCGACGACTCCGGCCTGCCCTCGCCCATCCAGATCGTGCAGGACACCATCGCCGCGGCCACCGGAGGCACGTCATCGCCGCAGACCCCGACCGAGACCGCCGCCGCCGTGGCGGCGCTGGACGACCTGTTCGCCGCACCGTCGGCCTCGCCGCTCAGCTTCGAGGGCGGGTTCTATCAGGGGGCGCCCACGACCGCGCCGCGCCTCAGCGCCCGGCTCGACCGCACGACCGAGATCCCCTACGGCATCCAGGGCAACGACCCGGCCGTGCGGGACCTGCTCCAGGGCCTCTACATGCTGGCCAGCATCGACACCAGCCAGCTGCCGCTGGACGCCTACAAGCCCTACATGGAGGCGGCGGTCGCCAAGGTGTCGGGCGGCATCGAGGGGGTGCGCGACGCCACCGCGCAGCTGGGCATCCACCGCGCCCAGCTCGACGACATCGCGGCGATGAACACGACGCAGCTCCGCGTCCTCAACGACCAGCTCGACGCGATGGAAAGCGTCGATCCGGCGGAGGCCAGCCTGCGCATGAACCAGCTCGAAGTGCAGATCGAGGCGACCGCGGCGGCTACCGCCCGCATCGCCCGGATGAGCCTGACCAATTACCTGTAG
- a CDS encoding LysR family transcriptional regulator — protein MNRNDLSDLAAFAVVAEEGSFTRAAARLGMSQSALSHAMKALEDRLGLRLLARTTRSVSTTEAGQRLLRTLRPALDDIAAGLAAVGELREKPAGTLRITTGKHAAVRLLWPVLSRFLADYPEVQVELSIDSSLTDIVASRFDAGVRLGEQLEKDMIAVRIGPDIRAAIVGAPSYFAQHPVPCAPQDLAGHDCINYRFTTSGAVYVWEFEEDGHPVNVRVTGSLVSNDMDVIMAAALDGRGLAYIFEDEVAEHVAAGRLVRVLDDWCKPFPGYYLYYPSRRQIPPALAALVDALRYRL, from the coding sequence ATGAACCGGAACGACCTCAGCGATCTGGCGGCCTTCGCCGTCGTGGCGGAGGAGGGGAGCTTCACGCGGGCGGCAGCCCGGCTGGGGATGTCCCAATCCGCGCTCAGCCACGCCATGAAGGCGCTGGAGGACCGGCTCGGCCTGCGCCTGCTGGCCCGCACCACCCGCAGCGTATCCACGACGGAGGCCGGGCAGCGGCTGCTCCGTACCCTGCGGCCGGCGCTGGACGACATCGCCGCCGGGCTGGCGGCGGTGGGGGAACTGCGCGAGAAGCCCGCCGGCACGCTGCGCATCACCACCGGCAAGCACGCCGCCGTGCGGTTGCTGTGGCCCGTGCTGTCGCGCTTCCTCGCCGACTATCCGGAGGTGCAGGTGGAGCTGTCCATCGACAGCAGCCTGACCGACATCGTGGCCAGCCGCTTCGACGCCGGGGTCCGGCTGGGCGAGCAGCTCGAGAAGGACATGATCGCGGTGCGCATCGGCCCGGACATCCGGGCGGCCATCGTCGGCGCGCCCTCTTACTTCGCGCAGCATCCGGTGCCCTGCGCCCCGCAGGATCTGGCCGGGCACGACTGCATCAACTACCGTTTCACCACGTCCGGGGCCGTCTATGTCTGGGAGTTCGAGGAGGACGGCCATCCAGTGAACGTCCGGGTGACCGGATCGCTGGTGTCCAACGACATGGACGTCATCATGGCCGCCGCTCTGGACGGGCGGGGGTTGGCCTACATCTTCGAGGACGAGGTGGCGGAGCACGTCGCCGCCGGGCGGCTGGTCCGTGTGCTGGACGACTGGTGCAAACCCTTCCCCGGTTATTATCTCTACTACCCCAGCCGCCGGCAGATCCCGCCGGCTCTGGCCGCGCTGGTCGACGCGCTGCGCTACCGACTGTAG